TATTGGTAGGATTTACTGCCTTGTCAGTGGAAATCATTACAAATCTTTTAACTTTATATTTATCAGCACAGAAAACTGTATTGAGTGTACCACATATATTATTCTTTACAGCTTCACCTGGGTTTTCTTCCATAAGAGGTACATGTTTGTGGGCTGCTGCATGAAATACAATATCCGGTCTATATTTATCAAAAATAGAATCCAGCTTATTTTTATCCCTGACTGAAGCAATAACATACTTTATATTTGCCTGTACACATTTTCTGTTGAACTCCTGCTGCAGTACATAGGAATTATTCTCGTAATTATCCAGAACTATCAGTTCCTTAGGATTAAATTTTACAACCTGCCTGCACAGTTCTGAACCAATGGATCCTCCTCCGCCTGTTATGAGTACTACACTGTCACTAATATATTTTTCTATTCCTTCCATATCCAGTTTCACAGCATCTCTTCCCAATAAATCCTCAAAATTAACTTCCCTGAATTTGCTTAAATTAACCCTGCCATCAATAATTTCGTACATTCCTGGTATTAGTTTAAGTTTACAGCCAGTTTTTTTGCATATATCTATAATTCCTTTTTTAGTTTTTCCATCTATAGCGGAAATAGCTATGAGTATTTCATCAACAGATAGTTTATCAGCCAACTGTACAATGTCATTTCTATTTCCCATAACTTGTACACCGGCAATATTGCTGCCAAATTTATATTTGTCATCATCAATAAGAGCTACCGGTAAATAGTGGGTTTTCTTGTAAGATTTCATTTCATTGACTACCATTGTTCCAGCCCTGCCTGCACCAATAATCATTACCCTTTTAATATTGCTGCTGTTATCTGATTTAACATTTATATCTAAATATCTTCTTATTATTCTAAAAGACATCCTGAAACCGCAAATTAGCACTACACTAAGTATACCAGCTAAAATATTGACACTTAAAGGGAGCCTGTCCCCTAATGTAAAACCATAAATAATCCCCAAAAAATTTGCCACAATGCAAGCACCCACAGCCAGCATAAATTCATCAATACTAGCATATGTCCATAAATTTCTATAAAGTTTAAAAAAATAAAATACCACTAAATAAACAATTGTAATTACTACTTCATCATTTTTAAATCTAGTTAATTCATAAGTAGGTATATTAAAATTAAATCTAAAACAGTATGCTAATACATAAGATAAATTTATTAACATAATATCTATGAGCATTAATATATATTTTCTTGAAATTTTTAAGCTTTCCATATATTTTACTCCTTATTCCCAAATATATATCTGATGATTTTTACACTTTTCACCATTAAATTGATACAAATTTCATTATTTTATTATACTATTTCATATTAAAGCATACAAGTATAAAATATGCTATATAACCAAAATATGACTTTTAGAAGTATATCTGTACCATTTTTTGAGTCAAAAATTATATTTTAATTAAATATTCATAAAATTTTATGCACTAATTTCATAATAAAGGATATATTTTTCCTAACTACTTTTATTATATAATCTTATCCAATAATATTAAAGTTTTTTAATAAATAAAATCCCTGGTAATTTAAACTAAAACTTGTTTGGTTTACAGCTTATGTACTTAGATCCTTAAGTATATTAGTAATATGTCACTAATTTTTCAATGAATTCAAACTAAGTGGTAATTATTCAGGCTGAATGGTAATTATTTTATCTAAACGGTAGATGAACTAATATATTACTTTATTTTAAGCCATTAAATAAACTCCAAAAAAATACAGAGGTATCAAAAATTTTCAATACCTCTGTATTAAATCTTTCTAGAGGAACATCTAAATTTGTCTTTAACTTTTAATGCTAAAATTATATATAATCCTCTAAATATTTTCTTAAATTATAAAGAGCTCTTTTCCTTCTGCACACTGCCCTCTTATAAGTTATATCTTTTTTTGCTGCATATTCCTTTAAGCTTTTATTTTCTACATAACACCAGATTATTATTTTTTTCTCCTTCCTTGCCAGCTTTCCCACAGCATTCTTCAGTTGAATCCTCCACTGCTTCCCCATAAAATCCTCCTCAATATTTTCACAAGATGGTATAATATCTATGAGTTCATTTCCTTCTTTATTACAACTGTAAATACTGCAGCAGTTGACTTTTTTGGTACTGCTTCTTATCTTGTAGTAGAAATTTTTCAAAATTGCACTCCTGGCATAAGAAGTAAAGGGATACTCTGAACTCAAATCATAACTGCCGACAGCTTTTATAAGAGATAATCTGCCCTCCTGTATCATGTCTTCCATGGTATATCCCTTTATATAAAAGGCTCTGCACATATTTATAATCATTCCATTAAACCTTATGCATATTTCTTTTACTGCAGAGCTTTCACCATTTTTTGCTTTTTTCAATAATGCTTTCAATTCAAATATTTTCTGTAAATCATAGTTTTCATATTCTTTGATTTCACGGTGCTTATCTACAAACGCATCCTTTTTGAAATCACATATCATAACTATTCTCCCCTAATAACATTAAAATTTATTTTAAAGATTTTAATCACTCTCTACATTCCTTTCAAAAGTGGAGGATTTTTCTCCGCTGTACTTCAGAAAACCTATATTTATAGATTTTTCGCAGAAAAATCCTCATTGATTGTGAATTGTGCATTCTAGTATTCTACTATTTCACTTCAATTTCTGTAGTTGAACTTTCCTCTACATGGGCTGAATCTATAGATTTTAACTCTCCACTTTTTGAAGTGAATATATTTTTCTCAATAATTGTTTCCATGGCAGTTTTTACTTCCTGATCCGTTAAATTCTCCTTCACATTTGAAACTCTTATAGAAGTTTTTTTACCTTCTTCAGTTAAAAAAGTCATGGTCAATACTCTTGTCATATTTTTCACCACCCCTCTTTTTAATTCACAATTCACAGTTCACAATGCACAATTGTGAATTTTTAATTGTGAACTGTGAATTGGCTAAACGTTTGTTACAACACTTTCATCCTTTCTTACAATTTCCTCTATGGTCTTTCCAAGAAGGGTTTCTATTTTTTCTGCTGCATCGTAAATATCCTGAGAAGAAGCAGTTATTTTTATATTTGAAAAAGTTTGCTTTTTGATTATATCTTTTCCTTCAGCATCCAATCCATCCTTATAACTAAACACTATAGAAGTTCCCATTAAAGTTGCATTAGCAGCCATACAAATTCATCTCCTTTCAAACAGTATATATGCACTTTTTTTTAAAATTGCCCTTGAAATATGTAAATAAAATATGAATTTATATTTAAATTGTGTATAGCCTAAAAATTTAACCCCCTGGAAATATCTCCAGAGGGTATAAATATTACTTTTTACGTATTCTTTCCCTATTTTTCTTTTTTGAAGAACTTGATTTACCATCTTCACCATAGTAGTATTGATAGTAATAGCCATAGTAACCTTTTTCTTTTATTTCAAGCTTATTCAATACAACTCCTAATATATTGGCATTTACCTTTAACAGAAGTTCTTTTGCCCTGATTGCCGCTTCTCTTTCCACCTGGGAAGAAGCTGCTATCAAAATACAGCCATCTGCATAACGGGATAAAAGCTGGGCATCTGTTACCGCTACTACAGGAGGGGTATCCATTATTATGTAATCAAATTTATCCTTTAAGCTTTCAAGAAAATTTTCCATTTTTTTAGAAGCCATAAGTTCTGAAGGATTTGGAGGTATTGTTCCTGAAGTTAAAAGTTTTAAATTTTCTATTTGAGTTTTTTTAACTGCTTCTTCAAATTCAACCTTTCCCACTAAAACATCAGACAGACCCTTGTCATTTGAAACAAAAAATATTTTATGTAACCTTGGTTTTCTTTGATCACAATCTACTAAAATAGTGCTGGCTCCTGATTCTGCCATAACTACTGCAAGATTGGAACAAGTTGTAGACTTTCCTTCTCCGGGACCGGAACTGGTAAGCATTATGGTCTGTATCTTTTTATCAAAAGAAGAGAATTGAATATTGGTTCTTAAAGTTCTATAAGCTTCTGAAATAGGAGCTTTGGGATCTTTCACTGTAACAATATTGGGTTTTTCCATTAATTTCACTCCATTTATATCTTAAATAGTACTTCTATTTTTTAAAAATTCAAATATACTTTTTCTTTCTTTTACTCTACTGCCTGGAAGTTCTATAAATTCATTGTGTAATAATTTTCTGCAATTACTTTTTACCTGTTCACATATATTACTGTTAAACTCACAGGCAATTCCTAAAGCTTCACTAATACCGGGAGTCCTGTGCCCTGTAGAGTGGGTATCAGAAGCTATAAAGCTGCAAACTTCATTTTTTATTAGAAGTTCTGCAGTCTTTTTTACCTTTTTTCCAAAAAGGCCCTTAATACTTCCTGTATTTATTTGCAGTAAACACTTCTCGTATAAAAATTGGTTTATTTTAGATGGATTATCTATAATATATCTGTACCTTTCTGGATGAGCCAAAATTGGCCGTACTCCCCTAATTTCAAGTTCGTATATAATATCCAGGGCATCCTTTGGCATAAATATCATGGGAAGCTCCACCAACATATAATTGGTTTTTTCAATACATGCTATTCTGCCAGATTTATAATCCTCCAGGGTACACTTGTCTAAAAATACTTCCTGTCCTAAAACAATATCCATATTTATATTTTCTTTTTTTGCTGCAGTTTTTACCTGCTGACCTAATTTGACTATATCCTCATAATTATTTTCATAGTATCCTCTATAAAAATGTGGAGTTGCCACTATGGTGTTTACTCCATCCATTTTTGTGAGCTCAAGCATTTTCAGGGTTTCTTCTATAGATTTTGAACCATCGTCTACACCGGGAAGTATATGGCTGTGTATATCTATCATGCTTTCACCCCAATCTTTTACAATTCACATTTCACAACTCACGATTCACAATTAATGTGAATTACAAATTGTGAATCGCCTAAACTTCTCCTTTAGGTATTACACCTATTACAGGCATATCCAGATATCTTGCTATATCTTCTTCCGTCTTTATGGTGCTGTCCATATATTCCAACATAAAAGAAATCCCCACAGAAGCCATCAATCCAACAAAAAATGCAACAGCCATATTTAATACTTTTTTAGGTTTTACAGGCTTGTCTGGAAACTGAGCCTTGTCCATAATCTGTATATCCCCACCTGTAGGAAACACCCTTGCGGATTCAGATACAAAAGCTTGAACTACCACATTTATTATATTCACGGCTTGTTTTGGATCTTTGCTCTGTGCCTTTATTTCTAAAATCTGGGTATTGTCTTGAGGGGTAGCAGTAACACTTTTCTTTAAGTGTTCAATATCAATAGCTCCCTTTAATTTATTGCATGCACTCTCCATAACAGTATTAGATGCTGCAATTTTAGCATAAGTTTTTACTAAATTTTGATACATCATTACATCATTGTACTGGGTATTACTCTTTTCATCAGCCTTAGGCTTCCCTACAATTATCGTAGCACTTGCCTCATAAGTAGGCTTTATTATAAAAAAACTGAAAATGCCTGCTGCCAATGTACATGCTAATGTTACTATTATAATAAGCATCCTTCTCTTTTTCAATATGTAATAGAAGTCTTTAAGATCAAGTGTTATTTCTTCCTGCATCACTATATCTCCTATCCTTATTTTTAATTAATTTGAAATCATATTTGCCAGTATACTTGCCTGAGAGGTGTCTACATTTGAAAATACAGCCGCCTTTAATTCTGTTTTTTCAGCTTGAGACAACTGTCCATATGCAGCCCTGACACTGCTTTCCTCGGAGTATGGATTATAAGACGAGTCTTTCATGCTGCTTACGACAGATATCATCTGTGATATAACTGCCTTTTGCGCCCCGGTACTGACAGAAGCTGAAGCTGCATTTAACCCGCCGACTACATTATCAAGTGCCTGCTGTTTTTGGGAAGAAACTGGACTTGATGCACCAGTATCATTTTTGCTTTCAGTATCTTCCTCTGTGCTTTTTTCATTCACTTTGGAAGTATTACTTCCACTATTGATTTTCGTATAAGAACTTGATTCCTTTATAGCAGAAGAATCTCCTATAAAATTTTTTATAGAACTTAACTTTCCCTTTAACATATCTTCAATATTAAATTCTCTTTTTTCCAGTGTAACCAGAAGCTTTTTATCTTTCACACTTATGGACTTGATACCTACAGGAAGTTCTTTAATATTAATTGCTATGGAGTTTCCTTCAACATCTGCCCCATTTTTTAACTTTTGGCTCAACTTTTCTAGAATATAGGATTTAGGCAGGGTAATTTTACCTGCTTTAAAATACTCCGGTGTATATTTAAGTTTTCCATCATTTATGGATATATTTCCCTGAGAATTCATAAGCACATTAAATCCCTTATAGCTAACAGGTACATAAAATCTCATGCTGTCATTTTCAGGTTCTGCCTCTACCGATTTTACTATCAGATCACCTTTCCTATATTCCTTAAAGTATAGACATATGATCTGATTCACCTCATCTTTTGTTAGTTCTGCAGTAGAGCCTTCACTCTGTGCTTTAATTATTTTGTCAAAAAGCTGTACCGAAAATTTATACTCAGATGAACTATAGGATGAATTCCAAAAAATCTGTTTTACAAAAATTGCCACCAACAAAATCAAAAGTATACTTATAAGTAAAGCTAGATTTCTTTTACTCTTTATTAATTTTTTCATATCTTTTCTCTCCAAAATTTAAATTCCATGACGGTGTTTTAAAATTGTCTAAATTAGTATAAATACTATGAAACTTATATCTATATTAAAATGAAGCTTAAAAATTTATAAGTTATCTAGAAATATCATATTTATTATATCATATTTTAGATAACTTATTTATAAATTTACAATTGTCATTAATTGTTAACAAAAATGACTCAGCCTACAATCCAAATTTACTGCTAAGTATAAGAACTTCTGAAGTACTAATTCCCGAATTTACCACAGCAGCTTGTAGGTCATTTCTATCAGAATCCGAAAGACTGCTGTAAAGTGCTTTTATATTTTTCGCATCTTCACTGTAATCATAATCAGTATCTGCTAAATACTTGCTTACAGCAGTTATGGTATCTGATATTATTTCTTTTTGTGTATCATTCATTCCTGAAGTATCTACAGTTTTAAGTTTGCTCAAAGCTGAACTCAAAGTATCATAATCGTCAGAAGATGAGCTTCCCCCCCCACCTGGTGAAGGGTTCGTAGGATCTTGGGAGTCACTTTGGGATATAATCTGCTGCAGTGAACTTACTAAACTTTCCGAAACGGCTGCAGCTCCTCCAATAGCTGTAATAATGGCATCTTTTGACACATTGGATTTTATAAAGCTTTCAGTTCCTGAGTACATACTATTGTAAGTCAATATTATAGGTGAAGAGGTTTTAGCTGCCAGGGCAGAACCGGAAAGGGCATCTGCAAATTCATTTCCTGTAGGGCCATCAGCTTGAACTACATATAAATTATCAAAATCAATACTGCCCTTAAAATAATCCAGTACCTTTACATTAGTCTCAAATCTATTTTGACCGCTTATTCTGACTGATTGAGGTAATGTTGAAATTGCACTGTCACTTATAACACCCTGTCCACCTATTATGTAGGAATCCTTTATGGAATCTTTATTTTCATCTATATAACCCTGTACTGCATCTGGTAGAGAATCTACTCCAGTTAAAAGTATTGGAATGTTCTGGCTGGCAGCTATAGGTGCTATGGAAAGGGCATCTGCAAAGCCATATCCTGAGGTCACTACTACTTTGTCAATAGTTCCAAGAGCTTTAGCAACAGTTACAGATGTTTCAAATCTATTCTGTCCACCTAAACGCTGAACATCCAGTGACATGGATTTCAATTGGTCTTCAATAGATTGTGATATGGAGGCCGTTCCACCTATTTCTATTATGTACCTGGCTTTTAACCTTGTTATTTCCTCCTTTACTGCCTGGTTCAAATTACCACTTTCAGTTAAAAGTATTGGTGCACCGTACTTTTTTGCAATAGGGGCAGCACAAAGAGCATCCGCATAACCTTCACCACTGGCAAGAATTACATAATCGGAAGTTGTCCATCCACTTTTTGATACTGCTGCAGATGTCTCATATCTATTCTGTCCCCACAACCTGCCTGAAGCCGCAGAAACTCCTCCAGTTGTAAGAATAACTACTGAGAATGCAATGAAAATGTTTAATGGGATATTTGAAAGTATTTTATTTCTCTTAATCATGGGTAACTCCTTTCTTTTTTAATTAACTCAGCTTTAAAGTTTTCCATTAAAATCTGCTTATTAATAGAACCCAGGATTTGAGCCTGAGTTCTATTGATATTTTCAGTTTTACAATTCAATTGTTTTATTGAAGAGCAATATTCACTAAAACATAGTCATCATTATTTAAATATATATAGTATTTACCAGTTGCTGAGGTTGTAGGTAATATTAAATCAATTAGATCCTTTGCAGATTCTTCTGTTGAAGAACTAGCTTTGTATAAAGTTTCATTACCCTTTTGTACCTTATTTATAACATATCCTTCAACCATCACCTCAACAGTTTTGTCTTTTGATGGGTGATTTTCAAAATAAGCTTCTACTTTACTTGTTAAATCTTCTTTAAGTTCATCAAAGCCATTACCATCATCATAATCTCCTGCTTTATTAATTATTTCATCTACAACTTCGTCTGCATTCAAAGTTCCATCAGTTGAGTTAATATATTTTGAACCTGAATTTTTCAATATATCCTGCAAAGTATCTTCATTTGCTGTAATTCCAGTTAAGCTGCTATATGCACTGGTTAATCTTTCATTAAAGTTTGCAATATCCTGTCTGATTTCGGACTCATCAATATTTCCTGTCTGATTATATTTTTCCTGTGCTCTGTTAAATATATCCTCTGCACTTGTATAATTTTTCTTTAATTCTACATTTACAGTACCAGTTGTGTCATCTGCAATTGTGAAATAGCTGTTTTGAAGATCTCCGCCATTTAGTCTAGAGACAATATTTTTATAATTTTGATTTGTCTTTATCCATTTTGCAGTAATATTATCTCCGCTGCTGCTTGAGCCACCGCCGCCGCCACCGCCGCCGGTAGATGGTGATACTCCAAATGCATCTTTCATTTCCTCAGCTAGTGAATCAGATATGTTAGCTGTTCCACCTATTACTGTTATAGTTGCATTTGTATATACCTTATCTTTAAGAAGCTGCTTAGTGGAAGAACTTAATGTTTGTCCAGTTATAACTAGAGGATTCTTGTTCTTGGCAGCCAGTGCTCCTCCTGTAAGGGCATCTGCAAATTCATTGCCTATCGGTCCATTTCCCAGTGCTGCATAAATATTGTTGAACTTAAAGTCTGAAGCAAATCCTTCTATAACATCTACATTTGTTTCATATCTATCAGCTCCGCCAAATCTTTCTGCAGATTTAAGTGAATCTGCAACTGAATTACTTACAGAAGCAGTGCCACCTATTACATAAGTTTTAGTTATTTCAGAATTTGATGTTATGTAATTTGATGTTACATCAGGTAAAATGGTGCTTCTTGTCAAAAGTATCGGCATTCCCTCTATAGCTGCAGCAGGGGCTGCTGAAAGTGCATCTGCATATCCTTCTCCACTTGCAACAACTATCTTACTGGTGGAACCTAGCTTTTCGGCTATTTTTACAGAGGTTTCATACCTATCTTGTCCACCTAATCTTTCTACGTCAGATGTAACTTGTGTCTTTATGCTGTCTACTACACTGTCGGATACTACCCCTGTTCCGCCAACTACAATTACATGGTTAACTTTTAAATTCTTTAATTCATTTAATGTGTTTTGATTTAAACTATTGCTACTTGTGGTAAGTAATATAGGTGCATCATTAGCTTTTGCTAGCGGAACTGCACAAAGTGCATCTGCATAACCTTCTCCATTTGCCACTATTGCATAATTCGAAGAATTCCATCCTGCTTCAGCAATTTTTGCAGCTGTTTCATACCTGTCAGTTCCACCTATTCTTATAATAGATGATGAATCCGCAGCTTTTACAGATGTAGAGACTGCTGAGCCAGCTATCAATAATGATGCTATACTACACACAGATAAAATTTTCTTACCTTCTTTCTTCACATAGCTCCCTCCTCATTTATATTTTTTTAATTTAAAATTCAATATATTTATTGAATAATTTATTATTTCACAAATTTGATACAATTACACTATTATTATACTATAAAGATAATTGTTTTCCAACCATTCACAGAAAATTTATACATAAACATAATTATTTTCTAAATATTTATTATAGAATATATAATTTTATAGTCGTATAGTTTTCAATTTTTTTAATATGTATATAAAAAAACAGATATCATCCAATGCATTTACTTAAAATTTGGAAATAAAAAAGGTTATCCTAAAATCAATACCTTTAGGATAACCTCGTGATTTTTCAATTTTATTTTTTTGGTTTCACAGCCTTAATATTTTTGCCTCCATTTATTTTCACCAGCCTATAAATCACAGACCAGTCATTTAATGAAGTATCTTCCTCTGGATGTACGTTAGTTGGAAAAGCAAAATTGCATATTCTGGCTTTATAAGGGTTTACTGTAAAATCATCTAATGTGAATTTTTCTGATTTAACAGCCCTTTTTTTAGCATCCAATACAGTTATAGGTACTTTATCAATAGTAATTGGTTTGTCTGTAGCATTTCTCATTACTGCTGTAACTAATATATTTCCGTTTTTTTGCAGACCTACACTAAAAGTGGATATAGAAAATTCTCCTTGTGTCATTTCTGGCAGTTCTTCTAAAAATTTGTCAAATACAAGCTTGTCCTTTACATCTATGCTTTCTGGAATCCCTTCATATCTGGGTCTTACCTTTGAAGTTATATTAAATTCACCATTTAACGCAACCTTCCAGTCATCTTCAGGTATTTTATCTACCTTAATATTCTTTTTATCAAAGTAGAGTTTTAAAGGTCTTGCCGAATGAGGTGGAAGTGTTCCAAGAGATGACAGATTAAACTTCTGAGATGCTAAAATATCACCTTTGGAATTTGTAATTACAAGAGGTATTT
This genomic interval from Clostridium kluyveri contains the following:
- a CDS encoding cell wall-binding repeat-containing protein, with translation MIKRNKILSNIPLNIFIAFSVVILTTGGVSAASGRLWGQNRYETSAAVSKSGWTTSDYVILASGEGYADALCAAPIAKKYGAPILLTESGNLNQAVKEEITRLKARYIIEIGGTASISQSIEDQLKSMSLDVQRLGGQNRFETSVTVAKALGTIDKVVVTSGYGFADALSIAPIAASQNIPILLTGVDSLPDAVQGYIDENKDSIKDSYIIGGQGVISDSAISTLPQSVRISGQNRFETNVKVLDYFKGSIDFDNLYVVQADGPTGNEFADALSGSALAAKTSSPIILTYNSMYSGTESFIKSNVSKDAIITAIGGAAAVSESLVSSLQQIISQSDSQDPTNPSPGGGGSSSSDDYDTLSSALSKLKTVDTSGMNDTQKEIISDTITAVSKYLADTDYDYSEDAKNIKALYSSLSDSDRNDLQAAVVNSGISTSEVLILSSKFGL
- a CDS encoding polysaccharide biosynthesis protein, with the translated sequence MESLKISRKYILMLIDIMLINLSYVLAYCFRFNFNIPTYELTRFKNDEVVITIVYLVVFYFFKLYRNLWTYASIDEFMLAVGACIVANFLGIIYGFTLGDRLPLSVNILAGILSVVLICGFRMSFRIIRRYLDINVKSDNSSNIKRVMIIGAGRAGTMVVNEMKSYKKTHYLPVALIDDDKYKFGSNIAGVQVMGNRNDIVQLADKLSVDEILIAISAIDGKTKKGIIDICKKTGCKLKLIPGMYEIIDGRVNLSKFREVNFEDLLGRDAVKLDMEGIEKYISDSVVLITGGGGSIGSELCRQVVKFNPKELIVLDNYENNSYVLQQEFNRKCVQANIKYVIASVRDKNKLDSIFDKYRPDIVFHAAAHKHVPLMEENPGEAVKNNICGTLNTVFCADKYKVKRFVMISTDKAVNPTNIMGATKRVCEMIIQSMDKKSKTQFAAVRFGNVLGSNGSVVPVFIEQIKNGGPVTVTHKDINRFFMTIPEAAQLVLQAGVYAKGGEIFILDMGTPVKIYDLACDLIRLSGYTPNKDIDIEFIGLRPGEKLYEEVLTEEEGLNKTLHKKIFIAKPTFYDIDTLMFKINELNILVEGDDREKIISKLEEMVPTYKRFQLEDTISKCI
- a CDS encoding sigma-70 family RNA polymerase sigma factor, whose product is MICDFKKDAFVDKHREIKEYENYDLQKIFELKALLKKAKNGESSAVKEICIRFNGMIINMCRAFYIKGYTMEDMIQEGRLSLIKAVGSYDLSSEYPFTSYARSAILKNFYYKIRSSTKKVNCCSIYSCNKEGNELIDIIPSCENIEEDFMGKQWRIQLKNAVGKLARKEKKIIIWCYVENKSLKEYAAKKDITYKRAVCRRKRALYNLRKYLEDYI
- a CDS encoding DUF2922 domain-containing protein, whose amino-acid sequence is MTRVLTMTFLTEEGKKTSIRVSNVKENLTDQEVKTAMETIIEKNIFTSKSGELKSIDSAHVEESSTTEIEVK
- a CDS encoding cell wall-binding repeat-containing protein codes for the protein MKKEGKKILSVCSIASLLIAGSAVSTSVKAADSSSIIRIGGTDRYETAAKIAEAGWNSSNYAIVANGEGYADALCAVPLAKANDAPILLTTSSNSLNQNTLNELKNLKVNHVIVVGGTGVVSDSVVDSIKTQVTSDVERLGGQDRYETSVKIAEKLGSTSKIVVASGEGYADALSAAPAAAIEGMPILLTRSTILPDVTSNYITSNSEITKTYVIGGTASVSNSVADSLKSAERFGGADRYETNVDVIEGFASDFKFNNIYAALGNGPIGNEFADALTGGALAAKNKNPLVITGQTLSSSTKQLLKDKVYTNATITVIGGTANISDSLAEEMKDAFGVSPSTGGGGGGGGSSSSGDNITAKWIKTNQNYKNIVSRLNGGDLQNSYFTIADDTTGTVNVELKKNYTSAEDIFNRAQEKYNQTGNIDESEIRQDIANFNERLTSAYSSLTGITANEDTLQDILKNSGSKYINSTDGTLNADEVVDEIINKAGDYDDGNGFDELKEDLTSKVEAYFENHPSKDKTVEVMVEGYVINKVQKGNETLYKASSSTEESAKDLIDLILPTTSATGKYYIYLNNDDYVLVNIALQ
- a CDS encoding DUF1659 domain-containing protein is translated as MAANATLMGTSIVFSYKDGLDAEGKDIIKKQTFSNIKITASSQDIYDAAEKIETLLGKTIEEIVRKDESVVTNV
- a CDS encoding YveK family protein → MQEEITLDLKDFYYILKKRRMLIIIVTLACTLAAGIFSFFIIKPTYEASATIIVGKPKADEKSNTQYNDVMMYQNLVKTYAKIAASNTVMESACNKLKGAIDIEHLKKSVTATPQDNTQILEIKAQSKDPKQAVNIINVVVQAFVSESARVFPTGGDIQIMDKAQFPDKPVKPKKVLNMAVAFFVGLMASVGISFMLEYMDSTIKTEEDIARYLDMPVIGVIPKGEV
- a CDS encoding tyrosine-protein phosphatase, producing MIDIHSHILPGVDDGSKSIEETLKMLELTKMDGVNTIVATPHFYRGYYENNYEDIVKLGQQVKTAAKKENINMDIVLGQEVFLDKCTLEDYKSGRIACIEKTNYMLVELPMIFMPKDALDIIYELEIRGVRPILAHPERYRYIIDNPSKINQFLYEKCLLQINTGSIKGLFGKKVKKTAELLIKNEVCSFIASDTHSTGHRTPGISEALGIACEFNSNICEQVKSNCRKLLHNEFIELPGSRVKERKSIFEFLKNRSTI
- a CDS encoding CpsD/CapB family tyrosine-protein kinase yields the protein MEKPNIVTVKDPKAPISEAYRTLRTNIQFSSFDKKIQTIMLTSSGPGEGKSTTCSNLAVVMAESGASTILVDCDQRKPRLHKIFFVSNDKGLSDVLVGKVEFEEAVKKTQIENLKLLTSGTIPPNPSELMASKKMENFLESLKDKFDYIIMDTPPVVAVTDAQLLSRYADGCILIAASSQVEREAAIRAKELLLKVNANILGVVLNKLEIKEKGYYGYYYQYYYGEDGKSSSSKKKNRERIRKK
- a CDS encoding SLAP domain-containing protein, which encodes MVKKTEHGEENTSTEYVSTVLSLLDEEENVVSDVQKEIFEDEIKELPPIEEGQLNVSGIYLYDVGDKLEVKVYIRNGLSYNLNLNKIPLVITNSKGDILASQKFNLSSLGTLPPHSARPLKLYFDKKNIKVDKIPEDDWKVALNGEFNITSKVRPRYEGIPESIDVKDKLVFDKFLEELPEMTQGEFSISTFSVGLQKNGNILVTAVMRNATDKPITIDKVPITVLDAKKRAVKSEKFTLDDFTVNPYKARICNFAFPTNVHPEEDTSLNDWSVIYRLVKINGGKNIKAVKPKK
- a CDS encoding DUF2140 domain-containing protein, translating into MKKLIKSKRNLALLISILLILLVAIFVKQIFWNSSYSSSEYKFSVQLFDKIIKAQSEGSTAELTKDEVNQIICLYFKEYRKGDLIVKSVEAEPENDSMRFYVPVSYKGFNVLMNSQGNISINDGKLKYTPEYFKAGKITLPKSYILEKLSQKLKNGADVEGNSIAINIKELPVGIKSISVKDKKLLVTLEKREFNIEDMLKGKLSSIKNFIGDSSAIKESSSYTKINSGSNTSKVNEKSTEEDTESKNDTGASSPVSSQKQQALDNVVGGLNAASASVSTGAQKAVISQMISVVSSMKDSSYNPYSEESSVRAAYGQLSQAEKTELKAAVFSNVDTSQASILANMISN